The Ovis canadensis isolate MfBH-ARS-UI-01 breed Bighorn chromosome 18, ARS-UI_OviCan_v2, whole genome shotgun sequence genome has a segment encoding these proteins:
- the VPS33B gene encoding vacuolar protein sorting-associated protein 33B, with translation MAFPHRPDAPELPDFSMLKRLARDQLIYLLEQLPGKKDLFIEADLMSPLDRIANVSILKQHEVDKLYKVENKPALSSSEQLCFLVRPRIKNMRYIASLVNADKMAGRTRKYKVIFSPQKFYACEMVLEEEGVYGDVSCDEWAFSLLPLDVDLLSMELPEFFRDYFLEGDQRWINTLAQALHLLSTLYGPFPNCYGIGRCAKMSYELWKRLEEEEDGETKGRRPEIGHIFLLDRDVDFVTALCSQVVYEGLVDDTFRIKCGSVDFGPEVTSSDKSLKVLLNAEDKVFNEIRNEHFSNVFSFLSQKARNLQAQYDRRRGMDIKQMKNFVSQELKGLKQEHRLLSLHIGACESIMKKKTKQDFQELIKTEHALLEGFNIRESTSYIEEHIDRQVSPIESLRLMCLLSITENGLIPKDYRSLKTQYLQSYGPEHLLTFSNLRRAGLLTEQAPGDTLTAVESKVSKLVTDKAAGKITDAFSSLAKRSNFRAISKKLNLIPRVDGEYDLKVPRDMAYVFSGAYVPLSCRIIEQVLERRGWQGLDEVVRLLNCSELAFTDMTKDDKASSESLRLILVVFLGGCTFSEISALRFLGREKGYRFIFLTTAVTNSARLMEAMSEVKA, from the exons ATGGCTTTTCCCCATCGACCGGACGCCCCAGAGCTGCCTGACTTCTCCATGCTCAAGAGGCTGGCCCGAGACCAGCTCATCTACCTGCTGGAGCAG CTTCCTGGAAAGAAAGACTTGTTCATTGAGGCAGATCTTATGAGCCCTTTGGATCGAATCGCCAATGTCTCCATTCTAAAG CAACACGAGGTAGACAAGCTGTACAAAGTGGAGAACAAACCAGCCCTCAGCTCCAGTGAACA GTTGTGCTTCCTGGTCAGACCTCGCATCAAGAATATGCGGTACATTGCCA GTCTCGTCAATGCTGACAAAATGGCTGGCCGAACTCGGAAATACAAAGTGATCTTCAGTCCTCAGAAG TTTTATGCGTGCGAGATGGTGCTTGAGGAAGAGGGCGTCTATGGAG ATGTGAGCTGTGATGAATGGGCCTTCTCTCTCTTGCCTCTTGATGTGGATCTGTTGAGCATGGAACTACCAGAGTTTTTTAGGGACTACTTCCTG GAAGGAGATCAGCGTTGGATCAACACTCTGGCACAAGCTTTGCACCTCCTCAGCACCCTATATGGACCCTTCCCCAACTGCTATGGAATTGGCAGGTGTGCCAAG ATGTCGTATGAACTGTGGAAGAgactggaagaggaggaggacggTGAAACCAAGGGCCGAAGGCCAGAAATTGGACATATCTTTCTCCTGGACAGAG ACGTGGACTTTGTGACCGCACTTTGCTCCCAGGTGGTTTACGAGGGCCTGGTGGATGACACCTTCCGCATCAAGTGTG GGAGTGTTGACTTTGGCCCGGAAGTCACATCCTCTGACAAGAGCCTGAAGGTGCTGCTCAATGCTGAGGACAAG GTGTTTAATGAGATCCGGAATGAGCACTTCTCCAATGTCTTCAGCTTCCTGAGCCAGAAGGCCCGGAACCTGCAGGCCCAGTATGAT CGCCGAAGAGGCATGGACATCAAGCAGATGAAGAACTTCGTGTCCCAGGAGCTCAAGGGACTGAAACAGGAGCACCGCCTGCTGAGCCTCC ATATCGGGGCCTGCGAATCCATCATGAAGAAGAAAACCAAGCAGGACTTCCAGGAGCTCATCAAGACTGAGCATG CGCTGCTGGAGGGGTTCAACATTCGGGAGAGCACCAGCTACATTGAAGAGCACATAGACCGGCAG GTGTCACCCATAGAAAGCCTCCGTCTTATGTGCCTTTTGTCCATCACGGAGAATG gtttgatccccaagGATTACCGATCCCTGAAAACCCAGTACCTGCAG AGCTATGGCCCCGAGCACCTGCTGACCTTCTCCAACCTGCGGCGAGCTGGGCTCCTCACAGAGCAGGCCCCAGGAGACACCCTCACAGCCGTGGAGAGTAAAGTGAGCAAGCTGGTGACGGACAAGGCCGCAG GAAAGATTACTGATGCCTTCAGTTCCCTGGCCAAGAGAAGCAATTTCCGGGCCATCAGCAAGAAGCTGAATTTG ATCCCACGCGTGGATGGCGAGTATGACCTGAAAGTGCCGCGTGACATGGCGTACGTGTTCAGCGGTGCGTACGTGCCCCTCAGCTGCCGAATCATTGAGCAG GTGCTGGAGCGGCGGGGCTGGCAGGGCCTGGACGAAGTGGTGCGGCTGCTCAACTGCAGTGAGCTGGCCTTCACAG ACATGACCAAGGACGACAAGGCCTCCAGCGAGTCCCTGCGCCTCATCTTGGTGGTGTTCTTGGGTGGCTGCACGTTCTCTGAGATCTCAGCCCTCCGGTTCCTGGGCAGAGAGAAAG GGTACAGGTTCATTTTTCTGACGACAGCGGTTACCAACAGTGCCCGCCTCATGGAGGCCATGAGCGAGGTGAAAGCCTGA
- the NGRN gene encoding neugrin has protein sequence MAFSLNVLLGGRVCVAVARCGFATRGVTTPGSTSREPDPDFDWEPEERELQEVESALKRQKKAIRFQKIRRQMEASGAPPRTLTWEAMEQIRYLHREFAESWSVPRLAEGFDVSTDVIRRVLKSKFVPTLEQKLKQDQKVLKKIGLARSLPELPGPGDSSKPLSAGQSVSGSLLLPGDEALSRGRGHSTALKAIELNTQSTNITTGQTERNKGAQGLEEGKNSVPVAADHPTSTCRGARGIDSGGLPSDKRLEELKAGEVGDQIFSKRVVQRGREFFDSNGNFLYRI, from the exons ATGGCGTTTTCCCTGAACGTTTTGCTGGGCGGGCGTGTCTGCGTAGCGGTCGCTCGCTGTGGGTTTGCTACCCGGGGGGTGACCACCCCGGGCTCTACCAGCCGAGAACCGGACCCCGATTTCGACTGGGAACCGGAGGAGCGAGAACTGCAGGAGGTGGAGAG TGCCCTGAAACGGCAGAAAAAAGCCATCCGGTTCCAGAAAATTCGAAGGCAAATGGAGGCGTCAGGTGCCCCGCCCAGGACCCTGACGTGGGAAGCCATGGAGCAGATCCG GTATTTACACAGGGAATTTGCAGAGTCTTGGTCAGTTCCCAGATTGGCTGAAGGCTTTGATGTCAGCACTGATGTGATCCGAAgggttttaaaaagcaagtttgtACCCACATTGGAACAGAAACTGAAGCAGGATCAAAAAGTCCTTAAGAAAATCGGACTTGCCCGTTCGCTCCCGGAGCTCCCAGGCCCTGGAGATTCCTCCAAACCGCTTTCTGCAGGCCAGTCTGTATCAGGCTCTTTGCTGTTGCCTGGGGATGAAGCCTTATCCAGAGGCCGTGGTCACAGCACAGCTTTGAAAGCGATTGAATTGAACACTCAGAGTACAAATATAACAACGGGACAGACAGAAAGGAATAAAGGAGCCCAgggcctggaggaggggaagaaCTCTGTGCCTGTTGCTGCAGATCACCCTACCAGCACTTGTAGGGGCGCCAGAGGAATTGACAGTGGTGGATTACCCAGTGACAAGAGGCTGGAAGAGCTGAAGGCAGGGGAGGTAGGTGACCAGATCTTCAGCAAGAGAGTCGTGCAGAGGGGACGAGAGTTCTTTGACAGCAATGGGAACTTCCTGTACAGAATCTGA